GATTACTCACCTCCGCTCGAAAAAATAAGGGACCGCATAGCAAGTTGGACGGTGAAACATCTCTCCTTTGCTGGCCGCTTACAGCTCTTCAGTATGGTGATCCATAGCCTCACAAACTTCTGGATGTCTGCTTTTAGACTGCCTAGTGCCTGCATTAAGGAGATAGATAGTTTGTGCTCTGCATTCTTGTGGTGAGTACCCTCTTTGAATAAGAAAGTTGTCTCAAATTCATACAGCAAATTCTCTCATCATATTCCCTGTGGGTTAGATGGCTTTGGACTTGTTTAATGAGGAAGGGTTCCTTTTGGTCGATCAAGTATACATCTGCTGCTGGCTCGTGGATGTGGAGAAAATTACTGAAGTATCGCGACATAGCTATGGATTTTGTGTGGTATGAGATATAGAATGGGAAAAATGTTTCCTTTTGGCATGATCGTTGGTCACCACTTGGACGTTTAATTGATGTTGCAGGTCAGCAGGGGTGTATAGATATGGGCATCGGCTTACATGCCACTAAGGCTGAAGCGCTAACTCATAAACAAAGGACACCTCAAGTTGAGTAAATGAATCAAATTGAGACAGCTTTAGAGAGTATACGTAATACGGGGTTGGTGTAATCAGCAGACATTGCACTttagaaaggaaaaagagatcAATATAAACAGGGTTTTAGCACAAGGGAAGCATGGGAGTTCACTCGGTTccaaaagaaacgaaaaacTGGGCTATCGGGATATGGTTCTCCCAAGCCACGCTGAAATACTTGCTTATAGCTGCTGCAAAACACTCTCCACTACACTGGGAATGACCACAGACTGATCCTGAGAAATCTCCTGAGCAGACAACTCCCGCGATACATCACactccaaaaagaaaaaatgagcACACTTTTAACATAAAGAAGCCAAGTCAAGGGAATTATGTttcttccgatgtgggatatattCTAACAGCCTGATCTGCCGCCCAAATCGCCtctgcaaaaacaaattattgtgCCGTATCGCACAAGTTAAATACTATGTCGACTAATCACCAATTCCTATATAAACAACACAATTTTTATCGATTGTCAAATAAACTACaaattatttcacaaaaaaagtAGTAGATGCTCACAATCTAATGCTACTCTTCAGAGAGGCACTCTCCAGAACCCTTTCCCCCTCAACGTTGACAATTTTTTTCAATGCTGATACTCGATAGAAATTTGGACATGACTCACTTCAAAGCTCATGAGGACCAACTTCTCTGCAGATTGGGAGACTATTATAGCTCTCATGACGAAAAATTCTCTTAGAAATAACACTCTATTTTTGCTGAAATATGTGTTTCAAATTGCAGTCCATTCCCTGTGGCAGGAACGAAATAACAGGAGACATGGGGAATTACCAGTTCTCCCTCCTTTGTTCATCAAACTGCTAGATTGACAAATTAGAAATAAACTGCTCGTCATCCAAGACAGAGGTCGATATGATGGATGTTTGGCACTATGGTTGGCGTCACGATGAGAGACCTccgatataattttgtttagctCTTAccatactatatttttttatagattagcAATACTTAGATcgaaattttcttaaacacacgATGCATTTGATGTAAGAAAGATTTTTGTTCGAATAAATtgtacattttattcaaaataaaaataaattaccgTGTGGTTGGTTGGAAAAGAAAGGATCTGTGAATTCCTATTTTGATTACatttaatcaatcaataatcTCATAACTCacaatatataaatcaaaaataactaGTAATACctagtaattataaattatgtaataGATGACCtagtatttataattgtttaaataattttctattttcacGAATTGAGTAAATAAAACGTTGACACGTAAAATCAATGTACAATAAACTATAAAGTGTAGGGCCGGATACACAAAATCTTTGAAGagttatatttcataatttttttgtattttaaatctCAAACTAGTTAATATGTTAGTTTAAAGATAATTAAATCTAGGACATGTAACTAATACATCTTTTTATTAAACTTAGTTGTCTAAATTTCGTATAAATCTGGTTGAAGTTGAGTAATTTCGTAACGTGTAAGTCTTATTAATTGATGAAGATTTGtagaaacatagaaaaaaacctAGAACACATAATtgtataaaacttttttatgtatatataaataagtcaCTTAGTCAcaacatattttcataaaactataaaattcaaccagttgacaagaaaaaaaatataactagaGAGAGTGTCTAGAGAAGAAACCATGCATCGCATCtttatcaaaaaccaaaacaatcatGCATGCATCCAATGGTAAATAACCTCTCGGTTGGTCAAGAGAAGATATTGTTAAACAAAATCTTAATGAAGAATTATCTTTTTAGCCAAAAACAAATTCGATTTTAACTATAATCCCGCTCCtagtctcaaaaaaaaaaccctaaacccgataacaccaaaaacaccaaaaaacagAACCCgaaaagaaagaacaacatTACCAAAGTAGTTTCtcgtttctcctttttttttttcttttttcttttataaataaatccTCATTAGAAGACAAAATCATACTCAaatcaaatctcccaaaaaaaaaaaaaaacatcacattAAAcgctacataaaaaaaaaaccaagttttTGAGTAACCCACTACTACTCTCTCttcacaaaacacaaaagaagagcctcttctccttcttcaatctctctctctctctttctctctcagagaaaacaaaaaaagtagagaaattTAAGAGTGACCATAATGGATCCGGGAGATCCTACTTCGATACTTTTCACAAAGATCAGAACTTTAGAACCCGATTTCGCATCCAAAATCATTGGTTACTTGCTTTTACAAGACTTGGGTAATAGAGATTTGATGCGTTTGGCTCTTGGACCCGACACTTTCCTACAGTCCGTTTGTCTCAAAGCTAAATCTGCTTTaggtctttcttcttcttctaatggatcttcctcttcctctgcttcGTCCCCATTGAACCCTATCTCCAGACCCATTAACATCCACCGTCACTCCTTGTCTCAGTCTTCATCAGGGAATGGGTTTATGGAGTTTTCTAGAAaccctctttctccttcttacACCACCCCTGGTTCTCTCGGAAGTAACCCTAACATGATTTCGAGTCCTTTCCAAGCAAGTTCGTCTCTTTTTGCTTCAGATGGTGTTggtgctgttgctgctgctgctgctggtgaCTCTACTGGAAACGGCGATTTACTCGATGAGCATCAACTAGGGAACTACTTGTCGTTCCTCAACGAGTCTTCTTCCAAGAACAAGGACGAATCTGTGGATCCGTTTGGTTTCTCGTCTGATAATGGTGGAGATGCGCATTTGCATAAGAGGAGTTTCTCAGCCAGTGATGCTTGTTTCGGCTCAGAGGAGCCCGGATTTGGCGGCGGCGGTTACAACAGGTTCCAACACGGTGGTTTGGGTGATGATTTTGATTCCTCCCCTGGTGGTTTTGGCTCGCCGGATTACGTTACTAGACAGCAAGaggagatgatgaggatgaagatggcTCAGAGGCAGCGAATGGCCGCTGCTCAGTACTTGGCGGCTTCTGGTTCTCCAATGTCGTATGAAAAAGGTCTCAGTTTGCTCTTGCATCAGCGTAATGCGCACAGGTAACTATGAaatgaagcttttttttttttttttttgtttcttttctctcaagAATGTGTATTTGGTTGGTGAAGACTTCAGATTTAACCCAAAGTTGCGGTGGATCATggaaaagttttaatctttgtgATTTTTTAGATGTTTTGTTCTGAGATGTCAATTATTGCTTATATGATTGTGGTTCTTAACGTCTTTTTCGTATGGTTTTACTACTTTTGGTATTCATTTACATACCAAtgattgggttttttttttttggttttctcctAGGCTCTTTAGTCAATGTTATGTTTGAAGTATGTTTGAAGAAATCTTTGTGTTAGCCTATATGATATGTAAAttgatagttttcttttttttttggtggtgttTTGTACATGCAGATCAGGAGCAGGACAATTTGGGGAAGAGGGTTACTGGTATGGTAGTCCAGGCCGGCATGAAAGGGATGAGTTTATGGGAATGGGAGATAAATCTAACTCTGCATCTAAACAGATTTACTTGACATTTCCAGCTGACAGCTCCTTCACTGATGAAGATGTCTCCAATTATTTTGGGTAAtcctttaaaaaataatcaatgttGTTATGTGTTAGCATCATCAAAAGTTTGGTGGATGTCTATTAACGTGTGCCGGGCTCTGTTTAatcatgtttcttgttttcttgtagcaATTTTGGACCAGTGCAAGATGTTAGGATCCCCTACCAGCAGAAACGAATGTTTGGGTTTGTCACTTTTGTCCACTCTGAAACTGTGAGAATCATATTGGCCAGAGGAAATCCTCATTTCATCTGTGACTCACGTGTGCTTGTTAAACCATACAAGGAGAAGGGAAGAATCCTTGAAAAGTATGTTGAAACCACTGCTCCTGcattgtctgtttttttttgtctcttcttcacattcttcttctctttcgtgTTTCCGTTTCTTATCATcgttttttatcaaataatagCAGAAGGCAGCAGCAACAAATGCTGCAGCAGATGGAGAGAGGAAACTATTCTCCTGGTTCAAGTCCATCTGGAATGGATTCCAGGGATCTCTTTGATTGTCACCTCGGTTAGTTGAATCTTTTGCCTACGCTTGATTGGATATGGTTTCATCAGAGctcaatctcttctttcttttttgtttggtatttctTCTAAGACCagtcttgttttgtttgctaCCAGCACCAAGGATGTTTTCTAACACACAGGAGATGATGAGGAGAAAAGCTGAGCAGGCAGCTGACCTGCAACAAGCAATAGAATACCAGAGGAAAAGATTTCTGAATCTGCAGTTGCCCGACATGGACAGTGAATCGTTTCTCCATCACCAGCGTGGTCTTGTTATTGGCTCACCCGTTCATTTTGCCCCTCGTGGCAATCAAAGCTTGCTATTTCGATCAGAAAACACCAGTGATGATGTCATCGAAGGTTATTCTAAACCCTACATGTAATTTTGGCTTTATCTAGCTTTTTATTCACTTTCTCCCTCCTATCTAACCCCTAAGCAGGTAATGGTGATTCAGGACATTTTCAGTCTGAAGCAAATCGAGCGTTTCTGAGTAATACTGATCATAACATCAGCCAAGAACGTGGTTACAATAACCATCTCAACAACGGGTATGGCTACTAAGATAATAAAAATGGTTTCTGCTCATTTTCAGGGCTTTAAGTCGTTTCTGTATGATATACAACATCCAGTCTTATCTGTTCGTTTATTATTTTGGCTCAAGGCAAGAGACAAGTCTGGAGAACGCTCTGCCTGATAGCTTCTTTGCTTCCCCATCGAAGACCAGTGAAAGCCATGACCCCGAGTTTGAGAAAGAGAATTGTGCTACTCTCTCTGTTACTACAGAAAATAAGGCAGCCTCGTCACTTCAATCAGCCTAGCAATTGGTAGGTGCAAACTCTCTCTTGATTCAGTCACATTATCGCATAACTATTGTTACCACTTGTTAATACTTCTTCCTGGAACTTTCCAGGTTCGATAGAAGCAGAAAGAAAGTATGAAAAGGTAGGCATTTTAAGCCAGACTGCAACTTGAAGGttctctaaaattaaattggTATTAACTACATGGTTTTAATTTCTTTGGTTGCAGAAAAGTAGAGACTGATAAAAGAAGCAAGTAGAAGTATTTTGTCTATATGTAGAAGCTAAAGCCGGTTTTATAATATGGAACAGAAAGAAGGGTAGGATATTACATATTTGGAAAAAGGCAGTTGTGTAATGCCAATATGCAATAGAAATTACAGCTAAGTACTAACCTCGACAAAGCATTGATAGGCAGAACTATATAGTGACTAAAACCTTCAAGTTTTAAGTTTTTCGTCTGTTCATCGATAATTGTTACCTTTCTACTGTGTTACAATCCTGGTTCTGAACATCAGTTGTCAATATAGATGaatgtctttgtctttgtctttgttcGTATCTTTTCTTCGTTaatacaactatatatattctaaattaCCTACCAAGCCTTATGTCAAGAATGAAAGCAAATAGACTCTTTTAGTGTTTGGGTTCTTACCCGGTcaattaattttattcatttgtaAGACTGCTCTTTG
The Camelina sativa cultivar DH55 chromosome 15, Cs, whole genome shotgun sequence DNA segment above includes these coding regions:
- the LOC104746527 gene encoding zinc finger CCCH domain-containing protein 55-like isoform X4, whose product is MDPGDPTSILFTKIRTLEPDFASKIIGYLLLQDLGNRDLMRLALGPDTFLQSVCLKAKSALGLSSSSNGSSSSSASSPLNPISRPINIHRHSLSQSSSGNGFMEFSRNPLSPSYTTPGSLGSNPNMISSPFQASSSLFASDGVGAVAAAAAGDSTGNGDLLDEHQLGNYLSFLNESSSKNKDESVDPFGFSSDNGGDAHLHKRSFSASDACFGSEEPGFGGGGYNRFQHGGLGDDFDSSPGGFGSPDYVTRQQEEMMRMKMAQRQRMAAAQYLAASGSPMSYEKGLSLLLHQRNAHRSGAGQFGEEGYWYGSPGRHERDEFMGMGDKSNSASKQIYLTFPADSSFTDEDVSNYFGNFGPVQDVRIPYQQKRMFGFVTFVHSETVRIILARGNPHFICDSRVLVKPYKEKGRILEKRQQQQMLQQMERGNYSPGSSPSGMDSRDLFDCHLAPRMFSNTQEMMRRKAEQAADLQQAIEYQRKRFLNLQLPDMDSESFLHHQRGLVIGSPVHFAPRGNQSLLFRSENTSDDVIEGHFQSEANRAFLSNTDHNISQERGYNNHLNNGQETSLENALPDSFFASPSKTSESHDPEFEKENCATLSVTTENKAASSLQSA
- the LOC104746527 gene encoding zinc finger CCCH domain-containing protein 55-like isoform X1, which gives rise to MDPGDPTSILFTKIRTLEPDFASKIIGYLLLQDLGNRDLMRLALGPDTFLQSVCLKAKSALGLSSSSNGSSSSSASSPLNPISRPINIHRHSLSQSSSGNGFMEFSRNPLSPSYTTPGSLGSNPNMISSPFQASSSLFASDGVGAVAAAAAGDSTGNGDLLDEHQLGNYLSFLNESSSKNKDESVDPFGFSSDNGGDAHLHKRSFSASDACFGSEEPGFGGGGYNRFQHGGLGDDFDSSPGGFGSPDYVTRQQEEMMRMKMAQRQRMAAAQYLAASGSPMSYEKGLSLLLHQRNAHRSGAGQFGEEGYWYGSPGRHERDEFMGMGDKSNSASKQIYLTFPADSSFTDEDVSNYFGNFGPVQDVRIPYQQKRMFGFVTFVHSETVRIILARGNPHFICDSRVLVKPYKEKGRILENRRQQQQMLQQMERGNYSPGSSPSGMDSRDLFDCHLAPRMFSNTQEMMRRKAEQAADLQQAIEYQRKRFLNLQLPDMDSESFLHHQRGLVIGSPVHFAPRGNQSLLFRSENTSDDVIEGNGDSGHFQSEANRAFLSNTDHNISQERGYNNHLNNGQETSLENALPDSFFASPSKTSESHDPEFEKENCATLSVTTENKAASSLQSA
- the LOC104746527 gene encoding zinc finger CCCH domain-containing protein 55-like isoform X2 — encoded protein: MDPGDPTSILFTKIRTLEPDFASKIIGYLLLQDLGNRDLMRLALGPDTFLQSVCLKAKSALGLSSSSNGSSSSSASSPLNPISRPINIHRHSLSQSSSGNGFMEFSRNPLSPSYTTPGSLGSNPNMISSPFQASSSLFASDGVGAVAAAAAGDSTGNGDLLDEHQLGNYLSFLNESSSKNKDESVDPFGFSSDNGGDAHLHKRSFSASDACFGSEEPGFGGGGYNRFQHGGLGDDFDSSPGGFGSPDYVTRQQEEMMRMKMAQRQRMAAAQYLAASGSPMSYEKGLSLLLHQRNAHRSGAGQFGEEGYWYGSPGRHERDEFMGMGDKSNSASKQIYLTFPADSSFTDEDVSNYFGNFGPVQDVRIPYQQKRMFGFVTFVHSETVRIILARGNPHFICDSRVLVKPYKEKGRILEKRQQQQMLQQMERGNYSPGSSPSGMDSRDLFDCHLAPRMFSNTQEMMRRKAEQAADLQQAIEYQRKRFLNLQLPDMDSESFLHHQRGLVIGSPVHFAPRGNQSLLFRSENTSDDVIEGNGDSGHFQSEANRAFLSNTDHNISQERGYNNHLNNGQETSLENALPDSFFASPSKTSESHDPEFEKENCATLSVTTENKAASSLQSA
- the LOC104746527 gene encoding zinc finger CCCH domain-containing protein 55-like isoform X3 produces the protein MDPGDPTSILFTKIRTLEPDFASKIIGYLLLQDLGNRDLMRLALGPDTFLQSVCLKAKSALGLSSSSNGSSSSSASSPLNPISRPINIHRHSLSQSSSGNGFMEFSRNPLSPSYTTPGSLGSNPNMISSPFQASSSLFASDGVGAVAAAAAGDSTGNGDLLDEHQLGNYLSFLNESSSKNKDESVDPFGFSSDNGGDAHLHKRSFSASDACFGSEEPGFGGGGYNRFQHGGLGDDFDSSPGGFGSPDYVTRQQEEMMRMKMAQRQRMAAAQYLAASGSPMSYEKGLSLLLHQRNAHRSGAGQFGEEGYWYGSPGRHERDEFMGMGDKSNSASKQIYLTFPADSSFTDEDVSNYFGNFGPVQDVRIPYQQKRMFGFVTFVHSETVRIILARGNPHFICDSRVLVKPYKEKGRILENRRQQQQMLQQMERGNYSPGSSPSGMDSRDLFDCHLAPRMFSNTQEMMRRKAEQAADLQQAIEYQRKRFLNLQLPDMDSESFLHHQRGLVIGSPVHFAPRGNQSLLFRSENTSDDVIEGHFQSEANRAFLSNTDHNISQERGYNNHLNNGQETSLENALPDSFFASPSKTSESHDPEFEKENCATLSVTTENKAASSLQSA